In the Hymenobacter volaticus genome, one interval contains:
- a CDS encoding SRPBCC family protein — MASSVTKTINIQASPERVWEFLNDLANWPQWAIHNVFSATPGENGYWNMEGPRGMQHVKMLSNKEFGILDQEFNDPVEGNWLVPCRVVAGSEGAHFMMTFTKPAAMPDEPFYKAVELIEQEMGKLKELLESTPG, encoded by the coding sequence ATGGCCAGTAGCGTCACCAAAACCATCAATATCCAGGCGAGCCCCGAGCGGGTGTGGGAGTTTCTCAACGACCTGGCCAACTGGCCGCAGTGGGCCATTCACAACGTGTTCAGCGCTACGCCAGGCGAAAACGGGTATTGGAACATGGAAGGCCCGCGGGGCATGCAGCACGTAAAAATGCTGTCCAACAAAGAATTCGGCATTCTGGACCAGGAGTTCAACGACCCCGTGGAAGGCAACTGGCTGGTGCCATGCCGGGTGGTAGCTGGCAGCGAAGGCGCCCACTTTATGATGACCTTCACCAAGCCCGCCGCCATGCCCGATGAGCCGTTTTATAAAGCCGTGGAGTTGATTGAGCAGGAAATGGGTAAGCTCAAGGAACTGCTGGAAAGCACGCCCGGCTAA
- a CDS encoding T9SS type A sorting domain-containing protein — protein MDNEAVAAVAVQGANVYVTGWFSSTTLSLGAITLANAHNGNNIFVAKLTDAGSTSAFTWGQQVGGVEEDKAYALAVNGNSVYIAGKISGPVTFGGIPLTSDGYEDAFLAKLTDMGMSGTFVWAQKFGCTGGFERAVATCLTVKDSKVYLAGQFYGATGRFGSFTVPNAGSAGTEEIFVAKIIDAGSTASVSWAKSAGGATLDKVNALALRGDDLYLAGRFDQTGANFEGIHLTSSGAFDGFVAKLKDYGREAHFSWAQKIGGLYAEVASAVAVNGTSIYVAGRFSSPSVAWGSTTLYNTDSNASTTYTTDVFVAQLMDSGPAATLNWVTGAGGLREDEASVLALSGTTLYVGGSLQPAASFGSHTITSPTTNPNNSFAFLTALTAAPLRTNKPAFLPGVRFYPNPACSSARVEIPAVPSITYASLTLRNIVGQVVRTQSIRLAASGTAAEVSVLGLTPGIYQMQVQAGNQSVSHSLAVE, from the coding sequence ATGGATAACGAGGCCGTGGCGGCCGTGGCCGTGCAGGGAGCGAACGTGTATGTAACCGGTTGGTTTAGCAGTACAACGCTGAGCTTAGGAGCAATTACGCTTGCGAATGCGCATAACGGCAATAATATTTTCGTCGCTAAACTTACTGATGCCGGCAGTACAAGTGCCTTCACTTGGGGCCAGCAGGTAGGAGGAGTGGAAGAGGACAAGGCCTATGCACTGGCAGTAAATGGCAACAGCGTATACATCGCCGGCAAGATTTCGGGCCCCGTTACCTTTGGTGGCATCCCGCTCACCAGCGACGGCTATGAGGACGCTTTTCTAGCTAAACTGACGGACATGGGCATGAGCGGTACCTTTGTGTGGGCGCAAAAGTTTGGCTGCACAGGAGGCTTCGAGCGCGCCGTTGCTACCTGCCTGACGGTGAAAGACAGTAAAGTTTATCTAGCCGGCCAGTTTTATGGCGCTACGGGGCGTTTTGGCAGCTTTACCGTGCCCAACGCTGGGTCGGCCGGAACGGAGGAAATATTTGTTGCCAAGATTATTGATGCGGGTTCTACGGCCAGCGTTAGTTGGGCCAAAAGTGCTGGCGGTGCCACCTTGGATAAAGTAAACGCCCTAGCTCTACGCGGTGACGATCTCTACCTGGCCGGGCGGTTTGACCAGACCGGTGCCAACTTCGAAGGGATTCATCTAACGAGTAGCGGCGCCTTTGACGGGTTTGTAGCTAAGTTAAAGGACTATGGTCGGGAGGCGCATTTTAGTTGGGCGCAAAAGATTGGGGGCCTTTACGCAGAGGTGGCGTCTGCTGTGGCCGTAAACGGGACAAGCATTTATGTAGCCGGCAGGTTCAGTAGTCCGAGCGTTGCCTGGGGATCTACTACCCTCTATAACACGGATTCCAATGCTTCCACTACGTACACTACCGACGTGTTCGTAGCACAACTCATGGATTCGGGCCCTGCGGCAACCCTCAACTGGGTAACTGGAGCTGGTGGGTTGAGGGAAGATGAGGCCAGCGTTTTGGCGTTAAGCGGAACAACTCTCTACGTAGGTGGCTCTTTGCAGCCCGCTGCTAGCTTCGGTAGTCATACTATCACTAGCCCAACCACTAACCCCAATAATTCCTTTGCTTTCCTGACCGCGTTAACGGCGGCACCTTTGAGAACAAACAAACCGGCTTTCTTGCCTGGCGTACGCTTTTACCCCAATCCTGCTTGTAGCAGTGCCCGAGTGGAAATTCCGGCAGTACCAAGTATCACCTACGCGTCGTTAACCCTTCGCAACATAGTAGGCCAAGTGGTGCGTACGCAATCCATTCGTTTGGCGGCAAGTGGTACTGCCGCTGAGGTGTCGGTGCTAGGCTTAACTCCCGGAATCTATCAGATGCAAGTACAGGCAGGAAACCAATCTGTGAGTCATTCCCTGGCTGTGGAGTAG
- a CDS encoding NADPH-dependent F420 reductase, whose product MKIGTIGAGNIAQAVVRHAAKAGFEIVISSKSGPAALTELAATLGPSVRAGTVAEAVQADLVLLSVPWDAVAEILGQVPAWRGQILMDTTNAISYPDFQPLDLGEKTSTEIVAELAPGARVVKGFNALGAAILALDPSEGAGKRVIFISGDDASAKTEVLQFLASMGFAGIDLGSLATGGRFQQFPGVLAGNNLAQFPV is encoded by the coding sequence ATGAAAATAGGAACCATTGGCGCCGGCAACATTGCTCAGGCAGTTGTTCGGCACGCGGCCAAAGCTGGCTTTGAGATTGTCATCAGCAGTAAATCAGGGCCGGCCGCCCTCACCGAGTTGGCAGCTACCCTAGGTCCGAGCGTGCGGGCGGGTACGGTAGCGGAAGCCGTGCAGGCCGACCTCGTGCTGCTGTCGGTCCCATGGGATGCCGTGGCAGAAATCCTGGGTCAGGTGCCAGCCTGGCGGGGCCAGATACTCATGGACACGACGAATGCAATTTCCTACCCCGATTTTCAGCCGTTGGACTTGGGCGAGAAAACGTCTACGGAAATCGTGGCTGAACTGGCACCTGGTGCGCGCGTGGTAAAGGGCTTTAATGCGCTGGGAGCAGCCATCCTAGCCCTAGACCCGAGCGAAGGAGCGGGTAAGCGGGTTATCTTCATTTCCGGCGACGACGCTTCGGCCAAAACGGAAGTGCTTCAGTTCTTGGCTTCCATGGGCTTTGCAGGCATCGACCTAGGTAGTTTGGCTACGGGCGGCCGCTTCCAGCAGTTTCCCGGCGTGTTGGCGGGAAATAACCTAGCCCAGTTTCCGGTGTAA
- a CDS encoding NAD(P)/FAD-dependent oxidoreductase codes for MKTLLIERQTPGEQFGASSCIENYLGFPTDLIASELAHRTWTQVTRLGAESMAPQEVVNLHVQNSYKVLTLRDQSIIRTKAVVLTTGVSYRTLDASGLERLSGARRVEARSCSNCLV; via the coding sequence TTGAAAACGTTGCTTATTGAACGGCAAACGCCGGGCGAGCAGTTCGGGGCCTCGTCGTGCATCGAAAATTATCTAGGCTTTCCCACTGATCTGATTGCCAGTGAACTAGCGCACCGCACCTGGACGCAAGTCACGCGCCTCGGAGCCGAGTCTATGGCGCCGCAGGAGGTGGTGAACCTGCACGTACAAAACAGCTACAAAGTGTTGACTTTGCGCGACCAATCAATTATTCGCACCAAAGCTGTGGTTTTGACCACCGGGGTTAGTTACCGCACACTCGACGCGTCGGGCCTCGAGCGTCTGAGCGGGGCCCGACGCGTCGAGGCGCGTAGCTGCAGCAACTGCCTGGTATAA
- a CDS encoding Crp/Fnr family transcriptional regulator — protein sequence MFAVFEQYLQSKASFTPAEIEHIKAASVVRTLRKRQYLLQAGDVWQSNAFVASGCLRTYSIDAKGLEHIIGFAVENWWATDQESLLSGQPSRYNIEATEDTTVVMLKNDDFERLRREVPAFDKVVNTLVLRTFMAAQSRVHSAISYSAEEKYREFLQKYPGLVQRIPQHMVASYLGLTAETLSRIRRQL from the coding sequence ATGTTTGCCGTTTTTGAGCAGTATTTGCAGAGTAAAGCGTCCTTTACCCCGGCAGAAATCGAGCACATAAAAGCGGCGAGTGTTGTACGCACGCTGCGCAAGCGACAGTACCTGCTCCAAGCCGGCGACGTGTGGCAGTCCAATGCCTTCGTGGCCAGCGGCTGTCTGCGCACCTACTCCATCGATGCCAAAGGCCTGGAGCACATCATCGGGTTTGCCGTGGAAAACTGGTGGGCCACCGACCAGGAAAGCCTGCTTTCCGGCCAGCCGTCGCGCTACAACATCGAAGCCACCGAGGATACGACGGTGGTAATGCTTAAAAACGACGACTTTGAGCGGTTGCGCCGCGAAGTACCGGCCTTCGACAAGGTAGTTAATACCCTAGTGCTCCGCACTTTTATGGCGGCGCAAAGTCGGGTGCACTCGGCTATCAGCTATTCGGCCGAGGAGAAGTACCGCGAGTTCCTGCAGAAGTATCCGGGCTTGGTTCAGCGCATTCCGCAGCACATGGTGGCCTCTTACCTAGGCCTCACGGCCGAAACGCTCAGCCGCATCCGCCGCCAACTGTAG
- a CDS encoding alpha/beta hydrolase: protein MQAPPFATDQHLDPQIIEFLKALNTGGPGLETLPVPDARQVLVGAQASAKVDLSGVETTQRTIEQDGYTVPLHIVRPTGTADTVLPVFIFIHGGGWVLGDFPTHQRMVRDLVVESGYVAVFVDYTPSPDAQYPQAINEIYAATKWVAENGAEINVDGKSLAIVGNSVGGNMTTVTCLQAKEKGGPHIKLQILMWPVTSAAFSTESFELYGQDRFLTAPLMKWMWSTYTTDPAQRQEIHASPLNATSEQLAGLPPALIQVAENDILRDEGEAYGRKLSEAGVPATTIRYNGMIHDFGLLNALADVPAVKSLFVHAAAELKKYLG, encoded by the coding sequence ATGCAAGCTCCTCCTTTTGCCACCGACCAACATCTCGACCCGCAGATTATCGAGTTTCTCAAAGCCCTGAACACTGGCGGCCCCGGCCTCGAAACCCTACCCGTGCCCGACGCCCGCCAGGTGCTGGTCGGCGCCCAAGCCTCAGCTAAAGTGGACCTCTCGGGCGTAGAAACCACGCAGCGCACCATTGAGCAGGACGGCTACACGGTGCCCCTGCACATTGTGCGCCCCACCGGCACCGCCGATACGGTGCTGCCCGTGTTCATCTTCATCCACGGCGGCGGCTGGGTGCTCGGCGATTTCCCCACCCACCAGCGCATGGTGCGCGACCTAGTGGTGGAGTCGGGCTACGTGGCCGTGTTCGTGGACTACACGCCTAGCCCCGATGCGCAGTACCCGCAGGCCATCAACGAAATCTACGCCGCCACCAAGTGGGTAGCAGAAAATGGCGCTGAAATCAATGTGGACGGTAAAAGCCTAGCCATCGTCGGGAACAGCGTAGGCGGCAACATGACGACCGTGACGTGCCTGCAAGCCAAGGAGAAAGGCGGCCCTCACATCAAGCTGCAAATTTTGATGTGGCCCGTGACCAGCGCGGCATTTAGCACCGAGTCGTTTGAGCTGTATGGCCAGGACCGGTTCCTCACCGCGCCGCTCATGAAGTGGATGTGGAGCACCTACACCACCGACCCTGCGCAGCGGCAGGAAATCCACGCGTCGCCCCTCAACGCGACTTCTGAGCAGCTGGCAGGCCTACCCCCCGCCCTCATTCAGGTAGCCGAAAATGACATTCTGCGCGATGAGGGCGAAGCCTATGGCCGCAAGCTCAGCGAGGCCGGCGTGCCCGCCACCACCATCCGCTACAACGGCATGATTCACGACTTCGGCCTGCTCAACGCTCTAGCCGACGTGCCCGCGGTCAAGTCGCTATTCGTGCATGCGGCGGCCGAACTCAAAAAATATCTCGGCTAG
- a CDS encoding Crp/Fnr family transcriptional regulator, with product MQAFRTYIDAGISTPISDADFARICASFTPKKLKKRAFLLRAGEVCKHFAFVLTGALRMYGVDEKGGEHVLSLGVENWWVGDRESCVLLTPSRYYIDALENTSLLLITHAHMQELIRIVPAMAELMRGLDHRHEIATQKRLEAAISSTAEERYVAFLSQHPTYVHRFPQHLIASYLGILPETLSRVRAKLLQGKTQPAESLS from the coding sequence ATGCAAGCATTTCGCACGTACATCGACGCCGGGATTTCCACGCCCATTTCCGACGCGGACTTTGCCCGTATCTGCGCCTCGTTTACGCCGAAGAAGCTGAAGAAAAGAGCTTTTCTATTGCGCGCGGGTGAGGTGTGCAAGCACTTTGCCTTTGTGCTCACGGGCGCGCTACGTATGTATGGTGTAGACGAAAAAGGCGGTGAGCACGTGCTCAGCTTGGGCGTCGAAAACTGGTGGGTAGGCGACCGGGAGAGCTGCGTCTTGCTTACCCCATCCCGCTACTATATTGATGCACTGGAAAATACCAGCCTGCTGCTGATTACGCACGCGCACATGCAGGAGCTAATCCGCATTGTGCCAGCCATGGCCGAGCTGATGCGAGGCCTGGACCATCGCCACGAAATTGCCACCCAGAAGCGCTTAGAGGCCGCCATATCTAGCACGGCCGAGGAGCGCTACGTGGCCTTTCTCTCGCAGCACCCGACATACGTACACCGTTTTCCGCAGCATCTGATTGCTTCGTACTTAGGTATTTTGCCGGAAACGCTGAGCCGCGTCCGCGCCAAGCTGCTGCAAGGTAAAACCCAGCCGGCCGAGTCGCTTTCTTGA
- a CDS encoding quinone oxidoreductase family protein produces MDSISSTAPTGFVYMQAPGPPSVLVYGQEKVGAPGPGQVRVRQAAIGVNFVDTYFRNGSFGVASFPFVPGVEAAGTIEAVGLGVTGFRVGDRVAYHFVVGAYAEVRLMPTNGLVHLPDKITLAEAAAVTTKGLMAWALLRRIYPVQAGSVVLVHAAGGGVGGLTARWARALGATVIGTVGTAAKLAVVEPYLDYAIATDQEDFAARVLDITNGQGVDVVYDGVGQATFAASVPVVKPGGTLVLYGSSSGRPQPMAPAVLAQRQLTVVSPVLGTYLPTQATLAQAAAEVYAALQQGWFGELTTQTYPLAEVARAHADLEARRTMGSVLLLP; encoded by the coding sequence ATGGACTCTATTTCATCAACCGCGCCCACCGGCTTCGTTTATATGCAAGCGCCCGGGCCACCTTCCGTCCTGGTATATGGCCAGGAAAAAGTCGGGGCGCCCGGGCCGGGTCAGGTACGGGTGCGCCAAGCGGCCATCGGCGTCAACTTCGTTGATACCTACTTCCGCAACGGCAGCTTCGGGGTTGCCTCCTTTCCCTTCGTGCCCGGCGTTGAGGCGGCGGGTACTATTGAGGCCGTCGGCCTGGGCGTAACCGGGTTCCGGGTAGGCGACCGGGTGGCGTACCATTTTGTGGTGGGAGCCTACGCCGAAGTTCGCCTGATGCCCACCAACGGCTTGGTGCACCTGCCAGATAAAATTACCTTGGCCGAGGCGGCGGCCGTGACCACCAAAGGACTGATGGCGTGGGCCTTGCTCCGGCGCATTTATCCGGTGCAGGCCGGTAGCGTGGTGCTGGTGCATGCCGCGGGCGGCGGCGTGGGCGGGTTGACGGCGCGCTGGGCCCGGGCGCTGGGGGCCACGGTTATCGGCACGGTAGGCACGGCCGCGAAGCTGGCTGTGGTGGAGCCTTACCTCGACTATGCCATTGCCACCGACCAAGAGGATTTTGCGGCGCGCGTGCTGGATATTACCAACGGGCAAGGCGTTGATGTCGTGTATGATGGGGTAGGGCAAGCGACGTTTGCCGCCTCCGTGCCCGTGGTAAAGCCCGGCGGCACCCTCGTGCTCTACGGCTCATCGTCGGGACGGCCTCAACCGATGGCACCTGCCGTGCTCGCGCAGCGGCAACTCACTGTGGTGTCGCCCGTGCTGGGCACCTACCTACCCACTCAAGCCACGCTAGCGCAAGCTGCTGCAGAGGTGTACGCCGCTCTCCAACAAGGCTGGTTTGGGGAGCTGACAACGCAGACCTATCCCTTAGCCGAAGTCGCCCGAGCCCACGCCGACTTGGAAGCCCGGCGCACTATGGGTTCGGTGTTACTGCTGCCTTAG
- a CDS encoding cupin domain-containing protein: protein MNQSFWLLGTLTRILADHETTEGRYDLIEGTFQPGVSTPMHRHTTYSEHLFMLEGEFTVHTETEVIVLKPGEDFFIPRGTVHAVVSGPALARGLVVASPSGFARLIKAAGTAANSAGLPPTSPPDMEVFARASAEVGDEVVGPPPSAGNPTNE, encoded by the coding sequence ATGAACCAGTCTTTCTGGCTTTTAGGCACCCTCACGCGCATTCTGGCCGACCACGAAACCACTGAAGGCCGCTATGACCTCATTGAGGGCACTTTTCAGCCCGGGGTATCCACGCCGATGCACCGCCACACCACGTATTCCGAGCACTTGTTTATGCTGGAAGGAGAGTTTACCGTGCATACCGAAACCGAGGTAATTGTGCTGAAACCAGGAGAAGACTTCTTCATTCCGCGGGGCACGGTGCACGCCGTAGTGAGTGGCCCGGCGCTAGCACGCGGGCTAGTGGTAGCCTCGCCTAGCGGCTTCGCCCGGCTCATCAAAGCGGCGGGCACCGCAGCCAACTCGGCTGGCCTACCCCCCACCTCGCCGCCCGATATGGAGGTGTTTGCAAGGGCTTCGGCCGAAGTGGGCGATGAAGTAGTCGGGCCACCTCCATCAGCCGGTAACCCAACCAACGAGTAG
- a CDS encoding LLM class flavin-dependent oxidoreductase, with product MQIGIDSFAAALLDNGTGRTPSGAEAMEQLLERIALADQVGLDVFGIGEHHKAEFLDSAPAVILAAAAARTQRIRLTSAVTVLSAADPVRVFQEFATLDLISQGRAEMVVGRGSSIEAFPLFGFDLDDYDALFKEKLDLLLAIRGTEQLHWKGKFRPALRGQGIYPRPMQPVLPIWLGVGGTPQSFVRAGTLGLPLMVAVIGGDTHHFRPLVDLYRQAGQRAGHAPEQLQVGLHSLGYVADTTEEAVEDFYPGYARTFTNRSRERGGPPVTRSQFNAQVGPLGALLVGNPEEVAAKIIRHGEALGGISRVTFQLDVATLPHAKLLRAIELLGTRVAPLLRG from the coding sequence ATGCAAATTGGAATTGACAGCTTCGCCGCGGCACTACTAGACAACGGTACGGGCCGCACGCCCAGCGGCGCGGAGGCCATGGAGCAACTGCTCGAGCGCATCGCGCTGGCCGACCAGGTAGGGCTAGATGTGTTCGGCATCGGTGAGCACCACAAAGCGGAATTTTTAGATTCTGCCCCGGCTGTTATTTTGGCAGCCGCAGCGGCCCGCACCCAGCGTATTCGCCTGACTAGTGCCGTAACGGTGCTTAGTGCGGCCGACCCGGTACGCGTGTTTCAGGAATTTGCCACCCTCGACTTGATTTCGCAGGGCCGGGCCGAAATGGTGGTGGGGCGCGGCTCGTCTATTGAAGCGTTTCCGTTGTTCGGGTTCGACCTCGATGACTACGACGCGCTGTTCAAGGAAAAGCTGGACTTGCTGCTTGCTATTCGGGGCACCGAGCAATTGCACTGGAAAGGTAAATTCCGACCGGCGCTACGCGGCCAGGGCATTTACCCCCGGCCCATGCAGCCAGTACTGCCCATTTGGTTGGGGGTAGGGGGCACGCCGCAGTCGTTTGTGCGGGCTGGCACACTGGGCTTGCCCCTGATGGTGGCCGTTATTGGCGGCGATACGCACCACTTTCGGCCGTTAGTGGACCTCTACCGGCAGGCAGGTCAGCGGGCCGGACACGCGCCTGAGCAGCTCCAAGTGGGGTTGCACTCGTTGGGCTACGTGGCCGACACGACCGAGGAAGCGGTAGAGGATTTTTACCCGGGCTACGCCCGCACGTTCACCAACCGGTCGCGGGAACGAGGCGGCCCACCCGTGACACGGAGCCAGTTCAACGCGCAAGTCGGGCCGCTAGGGGCGCTACTGGTGGGCAATCCCGAAGAAGTGGCCGCCAAGATTATTCGGCATGGCGAGGCCCTCGGCGGCATTTCGCGGGTAACTTTTCAGTTGGACGTTGCCACCCTACCGCATGCAAAGCTGCTGCGCGCTATTGAGCTGCTGGGCACGCGCGTCGCCCCCTTACTCCGGGGCTGA
- a CDS encoding SDR family oxidoreductase, whose amino-acid sequence MNRLTDKIAFVTGGSRGIGASIVRRLATEGADVAFTYTHSAPQAEALVAELASTGRRALAIRADSGNTAAIRAAVAETVAQFGRIDVLVNNAGLFITGTVDDAAADLAAFDRQLAVNVAGVAATVRAAVPFIGEGGRIISIGSTGGSRAPFPGIADYVATKAAVAAYTRGWARDLGSKGITVNVIQPGNIDTDMNPATSDFAPAQAAGTALGRYGRVEEIAATVAFLASAEASYITGATINVDGGQSA is encoded by the coding sequence ATGAATCGCTTGACCGATAAAATCGCTTTTGTAACTGGTGGCAGCCGCGGCATTGGTGCCAGCATTGTGCGCCGTTTGGCTACGGAAGGGGCTGATGTGGCCTTCACTTACACTCACTCTGCACCGCAAGCCGAAGCCTTGGTGGCCGAGCTAGCTAGTACAGGCCGCCGAGCGCTGGCTATTCGGGCCGACAGTGGCAATACGGCCGCCATTCGGGCGGCCGTGGCCGAAACGGTGGCACAGTTCGGGCGCATTGATGTGCTGGTGAACAATGCGGGCTTATTCATAACGGGGACCGTCGACGATGCCGCTGCCGACCTAGCCGCCTTCGACCGGCAACTGGCCGTCAACGTGGCGGGTGTGGCCGCCACCGTGCGGGCCGCCGTGCCCTTTATCGGAGAGGGTGGGCGCATCATCTCCATTGGGTCTACGGGTGGCAGTCGGGCCCCCTTTCCCGGCATTGCCGACTACGTAGCTACCAAAGCTGCCGTGGCGGCCTACACCCGCGGCTGGGCTCGCGACCTAGGCTCCAAAGGCATCACCGTGAACGTAATACAGCCCGGCAACATCGACACGGACATGAATCCGGCCACAAGCGATTTTGCCCCAGCGCAAGCTGCCGGCACGGCGCTAGGCCGCTACGGGCGGGTCGAGGAAATTGCCGCCACGGTAGCCTTCCTAGCCAGCGCCGAAGCCTCCTACATCACCGGGGCTACCATCAATGTGGATGGCGGGCAAAGCGCCTAG
- a CDS encoding GNAT family N-acetyltransferase yields the protein MNPSYQALPLTDNAYDQQFELAVAGVTALLQYQLHHHYLSLIHTEVPTDLQGQGVGSALVEKVLLLAAERHLTVIPLCPFVARYLHQHPAWYRLVAPGYRPASAQ from the coding sequence ATGAATCCCAGCTACCAAGCCCTACCCCTCACCGATAACGCCTACGACCAGCAGTTCGAGCTGGCAGTTGCTGGGGTTACTGCGCTGCTACAGTACCAGCTTCATCACCACTATCTTAGCCTGATCCACACCGAAGTGCCAACCGACCTGCAAGGGCAAGGAGTTGGTAGTGCCCTTGTGGAAAAGGTGCTGCTCCTGGCGGCCGAGCGCCATCTGACTGTTATTCCGCTGTGCCCATTTGTGGCGCGCTACCTCCACCAACACCCCGCCTGGTACCGGCTGGTGGCCCCAGGCTACCGGCCTGCTAGCGCGCAATAA
- a CDS encoding UBP-type zinc finger domain-containing protein: protein MAALCSHLSALDPAHLKTAPQHVCPECVALGDTWVHLRVCQECGHVGCCDQSKNTHATKHFHATQHPVVSSAERGERWVYCYPDQEFAEY from the coding sequence ATGGCTGCTCTTTGTTCCCACCTCTCGGCGCTCGACCCGGCGCATTTGAAAACCGCCCCGCAGCACGTCTGCCCCGAATGCGTAGCTCTAGGCGACACTTGGGTGCACTTGCGCGTGTGCCAAGAGTGCGGCCACGTAGGGTGCTGCGACCAGTCCAAAAACACGCACGCTACCAAGCACTTTCATGCCACACAGCACCCGGTGGTGTCATCGGCTGAGCGTGGCGAGCGTTGGGTGTATTGCTACCCCGACCAGGAATTTGCAGAATATTAG
- a CDS encoding pirin family protein produces the protein MTKSIIAQVGGTNVKVGKLLVNRLLPSRMLATVGPFVFLDHVYPTRFESQVPKAPTGETAHPHRGIATFTYVLSGALEHYDSAGHHGVVAAGGAQWMKAGWGVLHDENPSLDFQATGGVLHALQFWINLPARHKAEAPAYLTLHPTAVPEVLLPEAAGSLRVLLGALGDAASPVPTSSPQFLYHLQLNPKATFSLATKVGQDYAAFVPAESVRINGQPYGQSELVLFGPEMGPITFTNPSIGSVGVLVFGGEPYTEPIVAQGPFVMNSHAEIATAYEDFFAGDYGQIHYEPVTSPQDLSNRITLL, from the coding sequence ATGACCAAATCCATCATCGCGCAGGTTGGGGGTACCAACGTTAAAGTAGGGAAGCTACTCGTCAACCGGCTGCTGCCCAGCCGCATGCTGGCCACCGTGGGCCCGTTTGTTTTCCTGGACCATGTGTACCCCACCCGGTTCGAGAGCCAGGTGCCGAAGGCGCCCACCGGCGAAACGGCCCACCCCCACCGGGGCATTGCCACCTTCACGTACGTATTGAGCGGCGCCCTGGAGCACTACGACAGCGCCGGCCACCACGGCGTGGTAGCGGCAGGCGGCGCGCAGTGGATGAAGGCCGGCTGGGGCGTGCTGCACGACGAAAACCCCAGCCTGGATTTTCAAGCCACCGGTGGCGTATTGCACGCGCTGCAATTCTGGATAAACCTGCCAGCCCGCCACAAAGCCGAGGCTCCTGCCTACCTAACCCTGCACCCAACGGCGGTGCCCGAGGTGCTGCTGCCCGAGGCGGCCGGTAGCCTGCGGGTACTGCTCGGGGCGCTGGGCGATGCTGCCTCACCGGTGCCCACCAGCAGCCCGCAGTTCTTATACCATTTGCAGCTTAATCCCAAGGCCACGTTTTCTCTGGCCACCAAAGTTGGTCAAGACTACGCCGCCTTCGTCCCGGCCGAGTCGGTACGCATCAACGGCCAGCCCTACGGCCAGAGCGAACTGGTCTTGTTTGGTCCGGAAATGGGTCCCATCACCTTCACCAACCCCAGCATTGGGTCGGTTGGCGTGCTGGTTTTCGGCGGGGAGCCCTACACCGAGCCCATCGTAGCTCAGGGACCCTTCGTGATGAATAGCCACGCCGAAATAGCCACGGCTTACGAAGACTTTTTCGCCGGCGACTACGGGCAGATTCACTACGAGCCCGTTACGTCGCCCCAGGATTTATCGAACCGCATCACCCTGCTATGA